The Gordonia mangrovi genome includes the window GCGCCGTCGGAACCGCACTGTATGTGGGCGCGCAACTGGGTCCGGGCCCACGCGACGGACTGATGACCGGCCTCGTGCGACGCACCGGCCGCTCGGTCCGCCTGGTCCGCACCGGTATCGAACTGACCGTGCTGTTCGCCGGCATGGCGCTCGGCGCGACGGTGGGCCCGGGCACGGTGGTGTTCGCACTGGGGGTCGGGCCGCTGACCCAGGTGCTGCTGCCTTACCTGGTCGTCGACCTCCGTCGCGAGTCCCGGGTCGAACGTGCGCCGGAAGCCACCCCGTGTCCTTCGTGTTGACGCCGGTCGGCTGCGGTTCTGGTTGACTGGCGCCGTGGCGCATTCCATCGAGCTCCTGCCCGATGATTCGATCGACGCGCGGATCCGCGCCGAATGGCAGGCCCTGGCCGACGCCGGACTGCCCAGCGCGGCGCGGATCCGCGCGTCGAGCAATCGGCCGCACGTCACCCTGATCGCTGCCGGACACATCGACGGTGGTGTGGATGCCACGCTCGCCGACTGCGCAGGCGACCTACCGCTACCGTGCCGCATCGGCGCCCCACTGCTGTTCGGACACGGCTCCCGCCGTATCCTCGCCCGGCTCGTGGTGCCGAGCGCGGCACTGCTGTCGGTGCACGCCCGGGTGTTCGAGACCGCCACACCGTTCCTCGGTGACGCCGGCGCCTTCGCTCATGCGGCACCGGACAGCTGGACACCACACATCACTCTGGCGCGCCGCGTCGAGACCGCCCAGGTGGCCGCAGTGCTCGAAGTCCTCGACGCGCTCGGGCCGTTCGACGCTGCCGGGTCGTTCACCGCGCTGCGCCGATGGGATCCCGACAACCGCCTCGAGCACATCGTGGCCGGTTCTGCCGGTTGACGAAGCCGCGTGAGAGAACCTCGCATCGGCGTGAGAGCGAACTGAGAGGGGCAGGTCGCATCCTTACACCCATGACCACATCAGCACCCATCAACCCAGCACCCAACCCATCGATTCAGTCCCCCGCTCCGGCCGCTGCCGGCCCGGAGCCGATCACCGCGGATGCCTTCGCCGAGCGGATCTTCAACTCCGCACTCGCGACCGCCGAGACGATGAGCATCTACGTCGGTGAGCGACTCGGCTGGTACGACTGTCTGACCGCACACGGTCCGCTGTCGGCCGACGAACTGGCCGAGCGCACCGGCACGCACCGGCGCTACGCCAAGGAATGGTTGGAAATGCAGTCGGCCTTCGGGATTCTCGACGCCGACCTGAGCACCGACCCCGTCCGCTTCGGGATCTCGCCCGGAGTGGCCGAGGCCCTCACCGACACCGCCAGTCTTGCCTACCTGGGCGCGTTGCCGCGCTTGTTCGCGGCATCGTTGGGCCATCTCCCGGCGCTGCTCGATGCCTACCGCACCGGCGGCGGTGTCAGTTGGGTCGAGTTCGGCCCCGACGCGCGTGAATGTCAGGCGGCGCTGAACCGGCCGTGGTTCGACCGCGAGCTGGCACCGGCGCTCGCCGGCGTCGAGCACCTGCACGCACGGTTGTCCCGGCCCGGCGCACGCATCGCCGATGTCGGTTTCGGCGGTGGCTACTCGACCATTGCGTTGGCCAAGGCGTACCCCGAGGCGACCTTCGTCGGTCTCGACGTCGACGAGGCGTCGGTGCAGATGGCACGCCGGGCGGCGTGTGAAGCAGGGGTCGACGACCGGGTGGAGTTCCTGCTCGCCGACGGATCCGACGCGGCCGGGCGAGGTCCGTTCGACGTCGTGTTCGCGTTCGAGTGCCTGCACGACATGCCCCGGCCGGTCGAGGTGTTGTCGGCGGCGCGCGCCTCGCTTGCCCCCGACGGCAGGATGGTCGTCATGGACGAAGCCGTGTCCGACGCGTTCGCCGGTCCGGCAGACGATCTGGACAAGATCATGTACGCCTTCTCGATGTTCATCTGTCTGCCGGACGGGATGAGTTCGCCGCCGTCGGCCGGTACGGGCACCGTCATGCGGCCGGCCACCCTGCAGTCGTATGCGCACGATGCCGGGTTCGCGAAGGTCGACGTGCTGCCGATCGAGGACTTCAGTTTCTTCCGCTTCTACGAACTCACCCCGCGCTGAGCGCGGCCAACGCCGCGGCGACGACATCGGCTCGCGGCAACTCGGCGCCGCGCACCATCAGCTCATCGACCGTCTCCTCCCCGAGGCGCTCGCGGAGCTGCCGGTGCGCGGCGTCGAGCCGTTGCGCGTCGGTGCCGTAGGCCCCGGCACCCGTGATCTCGTCGGCCCGGTACATCGCACCCAACAGTTCCGCGGCCGGCTCCAGGCGATCGAGCTGGAGCAACACATCGACGACCGTGCGCAACGACACCCATTGGTGGGTCCAGTTGCCGGCGTCGCGCCAGTGGTTGAGGACATCGGTGAACAGCCGCGCAGCCACCTCGGGTGTGCCGCTGCGGGCTTCGATCGATGCGCGGGAGACCAGCGCCACGCCCATCAGATAACGGTCGCCGGTCTGCTCGGCGACCGCGATGGCCTCGTCGAGCAATGTGCCGGCCGTGACCGGATCGATGTCGAGGATGCATTCGCCCGCACCGTACTTCGCCCAACCGTCCACCACCCTTTCGCCGGCGGCGGTGCACAGTTCGGCGACCCGCAGCGAGGCCCGGTGGGCGGCACGGCCGTCTCCGCGGTAGGCGTTCATCAGCTGGCCGCACAGATCGGCCATCCGACCCGCACCCACCATTCCCGCCGCCGTCGCCGCGGCACGGAACTCGCGGGCCAACGTCGCCGAGACGTCGAGGTCACCCTGGAACAGACCCACCTCGACGAGCATCATCCGCAGATACACCTCCACGACCGGGTCGGGGTCACACGCCAGCCCCGACCGGGCGCAGTCCAGGGCGGCCGGCAGGTCACCGTCGAAGCGGGCGCCGGCGGCCGCGACCGCCCACGCCGCCGGCATCTGCGTCACCTCGCCGTCGGGCAACCGTGCCGCGGCCTCGCGGAGCCGGCGCGACCACGAGGTCGCCTCGGTACTCATGGTCAATTCCAGAAACGGGATCACGCCCGGCAGCAACTGTTCCCCGAGCGCCGGGTCGGCCTCGCAGGCATGATCGACGGCCTGTCGAACGTCGTCGAGACGCGCGGCGATCAGGCCGGCGGCGGCCACGTGTCCCGGGCCGTACAGGTCTCGCCCCAGCGGCGCGATCCGGTCCGCGATCAGCCGCGCATGCGCCGACCGCGCCGCCATGCGCCGGTCCTGGTCGTCGAGTTGCCGCAGCCCGAAAGCGCGCAGGGTCTCGAGCATCCGGTAGCCGGCGGCGTCCGGCGTGAGCATCGACGCGTCCACGAGCTCGCTGATGGTCTCGGCCACCTCGTGGCCCGGGAGTACGCCACTGAGGTCGGCCAGCGCCTCCGCGTCGTCGAGGTCGAATCGGGCCGGGAACACCGCCAGCACATCGAACAGGGCGCGTCCCGCATCGCTCAACAACGTGTAGGACCAGTCGACCAGAGCGTGCAGGCTGCGGTGACGCGGGTCGTGGCCGCGCGAACTGTGCAGAATCCGGAAACGCCACTGCAATCGGTCGACGAGCGCACCCGGGGCGATCGCCCGGGCCTTGGTCGCGGCGAGTTCCACCCCGAGTGGCAGACCGTCGAGCCGGCGGCAGATCTCCGCCACGGCGTCACCGTTGTCCTCGGTGAGCGCGAAACGATTGTCACGGGCCCGCGCACGAGCACAGAACAGCCGTACCGACGGGGTCGACGCTATCTCTTGATGCGATGCCTTCGGGGCCGGCACCGTCAGCGGTTCGAGCACACTGACCTCCTCGTTGGCCAACCCCAGCGGGACGCGCGATGTCGCGACCACCGCCATCCGTGGGCACCGGGAGGTGACCGCACTCGCCAACTCGGCGGCGGCGTCGACGACGTGCTCACAGTTGTCGAGGACCAGCAATCCAGTACGCGGCGAGAGTGATTCGATGAGCGCATCGAGGTCGGCGAGATCGCGTCGAGGGGAGGAACCCGTCGCCGACACGACGCTGTGCACGACATCGGCCGGCGACTGCACGCCGGACAGCTCCGCCGTCCAGGTGGAGTCTCGGCCGTGGACGTGCTCACGCACCAGCGCGGTCTTGCCGACACCGCCCGGACCGACCACGGTGACC containing:
- a CDS encoding 2'-5' RNA ligase family protein, encoding MAHSIELLPDDSIDARIRAEWQALADAGLPSAARIRASSNRPHVTLIAAGHIDGGVDATLADCAGDLPLPCRIGAPLLFGHGSRRILARLVVPSAALLSVHARVFETATPFLGDAGAFAHAAPDSWTPHITLARRVETAQVAAVLEVLDALGPFDAAGSFTALRRWDPDNRLEHIVAGSAG
- a CDS encoding SAM-dependent methyltransferase, giving the protein MTTSAPINPAPNPSIQSPAPAAAGPEPITADAFAERIFNSALATAETMSIYVGERLGWYDCLTAHGPLSADELAERTGTHRRYAKEWLEMQSAFGILDADLSTDPVRFGISPGVAEALTDTASLAYLGALPRLFAASLGHLPALLDAYRTGGGVSWVEFGPDARECQAALNRPWFDRELAPALAGVEHLHARLSRPGARIADVGFGGGYSTIALAKAYPEATFVGLDVDEASVQMARRAACEAGVDDRVEFLLADGSDAAGRGPFDVVFAFECLHDMPRPVEVLSAARASLAPDGRMVVMDEAVSDAFAGPADDLDKIMYAFSMFICLPDGMSSPPSAGTGTVMRPATLQSYAHDAGFAKVDVLPIEDFSFFRFYELTPR
- a CDS encoding BTAD domain-containing putative transcriptional regulator yields the protein MLEFPVVSVLLLGPVNVSGPGDARADQFGSPRLRCLLAALASRANATADADWLAEILWGDRSPTNPESALHNLVFRLRAQLRERGVAEQLKVVTAAPGYSLLVDRSEIDMLAYADRFHEGCAVADTDPDAAIALFDTAEALWRGRPFGEFADEPWVRGEVEALEEMRVRIAEATADALLRSGRPADAASRLEAAAVEYPYRESVHLRRMHGFWQADRPADALEVYRHLRTRLSTDLGTEPAARLADLHERILSGERSPEPVRPRKEQPPARSEVPPPSSSPTQDGDGPLLGRGRELADLAARLRPGTVVTVVGPGGVGKTALVREHVHGRDSTWTAELSGVQSPADVVHSVVSATGSSPRRDLADLDALIESLSPRTGLLVLDNCEHVVDAAAELASAVTSRCPRMAVVATSRVPLGLANEEVSVLEPLTVPAPKASHQEIASTPSVRLFCARARARDNRFALTEDNGDAVAEICRRLDGLPLGVELAATKARAIAPGALVDRLQWRFRILHSSRGHDPRHRSLHALVDWSYTLLSDAGRALFDVLAVFPARFDLDDAEALADLSGVLPGHEVAETISELVDASMLTPDAAGYRMLETLRAFGLRQLDDQDRRMAARSAHARLIADRIAPLGRDLYGPGHVAAAGLIAARLDDVRQAVDHACEADPALGEQLLPGVIPFLELTMSTEATSWSRRLREAAARLPDGEVTQMPAAWAVAAAGARFDGDLPAALDCARSGLACDPDPVVEVYLRMMLVEVGLFQGDLDVSATLAREFRAAATAAGMVGAGRMADLCGQLMNAYRGDGRAAHRASLRVAELCTAAGERVVDGWAKYGAGECILDIDPVTAGTLLDEAIAVAEQTGDRYLMGVALVSRASIEARSGTPEVAARLFTDVLNHWRDAGNWTHQWVSLRTVVDVLLQLDRLEPAAELLGAMYRADEITGAGAYGTDAQRLDAAHRQLRERLGEETVDELMVRGAELPRADVVAAALAALSAG